GTCTTCAGCTTTTACAGTGTCAAAGCTAAAAATATTAATGTGTAATGTTGTTAAAATATCATAGAAATTGTGCTTAATGTCTGTTCTACAGCAATAAACTGTACAATTaagatctattattattattattattaaaaagtttaTTGAACCATGAGCCCCAAACAGCAAGAACACGAGAATCACAAGCGTTTTCTGGGCAATAActcatttctaaaataaatatacaaaagtgTTTGTTACACCAACTGTTGAACTCAGTAATGTGTCACATTAACATTTCTGTTTAAGATGAAATTCATCTGAAATCAATCCAAAGtttttctgattttaaacatAAGTTCAAAATAATCGAGTGAAActttatttagctattttttaTTCTCCAGTCAGTGTCATGTCTTCTGATCTCCTTCAGGCTACTTCCTTCTGTTTCCGCCGCCGTTGGCTAGAATCATCACCAGTCGCATGAAGATGTTGAGCGTGTCCATGTAAATGCCCATACACCTGGAAGAGCAGGAGCACAGCGATGTTAACAGTCTTATTGGGCCTCGATTATCAATCTAACGTAGAAACAAGTGGAGATTCGTGAACATAAATCAATTTACGACAGAGTTCAAGTGTGATTTATGAAACATTAATATGCTGCCAGTCTCATCGTATGAACGATCGCTTGTGATAAATGTGGCACCAGAAAACAATCGTCATTTAAATATCACGCGTGAACATTTTTGTTTGGTTGACTGCAGTCAGGCACCGCTAGAACTAAAGTTGTTTGTGTGTGCGATCAGATggattaaatcaaataaagatctaaagaaaagaaataaaaagcattaagaGTGTCAAAAATGAGTGTAACCTATACTTGTTGCACAATGTTTGTTCTTCCTTTTGTTAATCTGTTAATTATGGCctattatatattttctgtagtcttatttattttattccttccAGATAATTAATTTCTTCTTTCACAGAAGTGCTGCAGGTATGTGATGTGATGATTGAATCCTCATTGTCTTATTTATACTCGtactcatttatattatatttaaactgCTATTCATGCATTTGAAGCTAAAGCCCTATAccccccccacccaaaaaaaaaacccattctTATCTTACTGTTTAACGATTGACTAACAAGCTGAAAATGCTGTAATTTTACAGTTCTCCACAGTATTTACTATGCTGCGTACAAGTTCAGGGAACTCAAGAACTTGCGTACACGAGCTGAGAGCGGACGGGAGATTTGATGCTAACCACTGCTCACGTACTGATGAATTCCATGTTTTGTGCTGAAATGACCTAATGTTTTATTTTCGTTTGTTTCATAAATGAGGCCCATTGTTTGTCGGCTGGTGCACTTTTTAATGACAGAACGAttgaattaaatgaaacaaacattacaaatacacaaaGCTGACTCTTGAatctaaaataaagtattaatgtGAAGTAATACAAATGTTTGCTGCCTCTTGCCCACAGAGAACACTTACGCATTAATGGGGTCATATTTCTGAACTCCGTAAAGAGGGTGTGTCTCGGCACGCTTGATGACTTTCTGTGTGTCATACAGCAGAAACAAGCTGAACAGGACCAGACCTCCATAAACCGCCACAGAGTACAGGCCGGCCCCGAAAGCCGAGGTGGGGGGCAGAAACATGGATCCTTTAGAGCGGAGAGGACAGAACACACTCCTGTAAAGTCTGTGAGATTAAACAGAAACACAATCTGCATCGGACTGTAAATGCTTCTCACCCAGAGACGAGGCGAACACCACGCCGAAGCCCACGGCCAGCGGGCCGCCCATGCTCAGGAACTTCTCACTCGGGGCACACATGGCCACCGTCGACAGACCACCCACAATGCCTGCTGTGTACCAGGCTGCTCGAACCATCAGTGGGCCGCCCAGCAGAGTTAACGGAGCAATGACGGCACCCATCACACCTGCACACAGGGAACACCAGAGCTCTGCTTGTCTGTCCACACAGGACTCATAACTTCATGTGAGAGCTGTATCTGTCTTTGGAAATGTTCTGCAGTGCTCAACCATAGGAAAACATGCCCAGCAGAACCAGAAACACAGCCTGCAGTGCCCTCTAGAGGTCAGTTAAAGCAGCACTTTACCTGCGTGTAGAGCCCAGGCCAGGTGTTTCGGCATCGGACTGTGTTCATACGAGATCGATCTCACCAGCATCCCGGCGCCGATCATAGCAGCAAAGGTAGCACCGATAGCCTGTGGTTGATTGGGTTATCACAGCATTAaatatcaatgtgaatattaaactgtaagCTCAATCATAACTATAATCACTATGTAGATGCCTCACAATATGTTCTACCACTAAGATTTGTTATGAAGAGTGTATTTAAAGGGTGATGAATAAAAAGCTCTATGATCGTGTGTGTACCAGCCAGGATCCCCTCATCATGAGTCCCATGAGCGCCGGTGTCCTGCTGACCGCGACGGCCGAGAGCCCCGTCAGACCCACGCTGCCCGCAAAATACAGGTATGTGGAGTGAATCCTGTCCTTCACATACTGCGGCCAGATCCTGCAAACACACAGCTTCAGTCTGCATCAAGCAAAACATGTTCCTGAAATGACTTCAGATGACAGAATATCAGCTATGAAAGCTTTCAGTTCATTCAGTCCAGCTCACAGCTGAGCTGATGGTAACGGATCTCATCAATGACATTTCTGGACCatgaaacagttcttttaaatctCTACATCATAAAATGAGAAGTAAAACGTGTCAGCCTTCctgtagttccctgacctgaactCTGGGATGCTAACTCAACAGAAGCTGCTGAAGAGATGAGAAAATGACTGCTTTGTAGTCGATCGGATAAGAAGAAGAAACCTCTATTTAATTGAAAGTGTTTGAATGTGAAGGTGATTCTTACACTGCTTTCTCGATGGCTCCCATCTCATTGGACATCCCTAAACCGTAATAACACAGAGCTCCGAGTCCGACGGCTGCGCCTCCAGCGAGGACGATCCGGCCCATGCTGTCGACTGCAGAGAAGAGCATCACAAACATCATCGCTCTTAGGCCGTGTTTAAAAGAGGCCCTAAACATCAATCTTCTACTTCTGAGTTTGAAACATTAgagattaaaaaatgcatttgttcagACATTCTCATCCAGCTCAGGTGATCCGATCACAAGCAGCTGATACAGCTGTGAACAGGGTCTAAAACATTTTGGACTGATCACTTTCAAAGAAGTTAGAAGTTAAGACTAACATTTTCCCTCCATAATCCAAAGACAAACAGAACATGTGCATTTGTCCCGATCCGTCCAGCAAGTATCCTGGACAagaggtttggaaaatggatggacCAACATTTTACTAAGTGTCTGGCAGTCATTTCCcttcatgcttttatttttttggtaaatgcTGTAGCCAGAGTATTTTAGCACAGTATTTCTAACCTGCACGCAGAACTCACTCATCTCAAACGAGCCTAATATAGGTGACCATATTTAAGTTTTCCAAAAATAGGTAATGTCTGTATAAAAAGAGGAGCTATGGTCACTGCTGAATGACTGTTGATCAGACACGTGGTACAGAGAACATCAGCATGTCACAGCGGTGTGATCGCATCACACagagaaaacaatatttataaaagcaCATATTAAAAAGATTCACTTTTAATGGCTGTGTTTGTAGCAGGTTCAAAGGCTGCTTCTTGAACTTGTTCTTTGGAAGTCTTGCTCCGGCGGAATCCCAGTCTAGTCCTGGTGGAGTAACCCtggttgaaaacaaacaaaatacaacacaaaacataaacaaaacacacacacagtactggCGCTCTAGTGCTAGTTCTAAGCAATCCAGCAGGTGCAGAGCGGCTCTTATGAAGGTACCTGCTGTGGTCTGATCAGGACTGGACTGGTCTTCTTCAGGCCCCCAGGAGCCGGACTCAGGGCCGAGCGGAGCCCCAGTGCGGGGACACTCCGCAGACACCACAGCCGTGAGACCCACATCACTCAACACTGCTGGGAAAACAGTACGGCAAAGATGTTTCACATTCGCGTGAAGCAGAGCGAATACAGCAGAGGATGTTCAGTTCTATGAAAGTTTATTTTGCCTAAATACGAGTCCAGCGACGCAGATTAAGCCCGTAAATCGCCATTTACACTTTAtgcattgtaaaacatttttcttaGAAGTAAAACTTACCCGCTGGTTTGTTACCTAATTTCACCTTTGCGATGCTTCTTTACCACTGACGCAACGTGCAGTAAACACCTTCTTGAAGGTTCCTGGTGTGACGTCACAGGCCGGCGAAAGCCGCGCAATGCACTATGGGTCTTGTAGTTTGGACTTCAgcttgtcttcttcttcttcttcttcttggtttTTAACGGCGGCTGGCAACCAGCGTAAttaggtgcattaccgccaccttctgctccggagtgTGGAACAGAGCGTTACATTCTACTCATTAATCCTGTCCTTTTAAGAAATTCAAAGAAAGCTTTGCTATTTATTTTACTTGCCCattttattaaagatttaaaatgtacCACCTGAATTCCATTCTTCTTGATTTCAACTATCATACTACTTCTTTCTTCCTCATATTTCTTACATTCAAGAATTGCAT
This portion of the Carassius gibelio isolate Cgi1373 ecotype wild population from Czech Republic chromosome A12, carGib1.2-hapl.c, whole genome shotgun sequence genome encodes:
- the LOC128025611 gene encoding growth hormone-inducible transmembrane protein-like, which produces MWVSRLWCLRSVPALGLRSALSPAPGGLKKTSPVLIRPQQGYSTRTRLGFRRSKTSKEQVQEAAFEPATNTAIKIDSMGRIVLAGGAAVGLGALCYYGLGMSNEMGAIEKAVIWPQYVKDRIHSTYLYFAGSVGLTGLSAVAVSRTPALMGLMMRGSWLAIGATFAAMIGAGMLVRSISYEHSPMPKHLAWALHAGVMGAVIAPLTLLGGPLMVRAAWYTAGIVGGLSTVAMCAPSEKFLSMGGPLAVGFGVVFASSLGSMFLPPTSAFGAGLYSVAVYGGLVLFSLFLLYDTQKVIKRAETHPLYGVQKYDPINACMGIYMDTLNIFMRLVMILANGGGNRRK